The DNA segment TGAAAGAATACAAGACCATGATTTTTCTCGGGTGGAACACCTTTGATGAACATGAGTTTATGCGAATTCGCGATTTTGTTTTTGATGGGGGCACCTTGCTCCTGAGCGGGGCGCACCTTAACGTTGAACTGCAGCCTGATGCTCCAGTCAAATTCCCCGAGCAGGACGCTGTCATCCGCGAGCTCCTGGGGGAGAATTATCGCGATATAAGCGAAAAGACAACCCGCGAATTTGGTCTTGGTCAAGTAATATATTTCCCCGAAAAAGCTTATCCAGCCGAGAGCTCATTGCGGAAATCCTATGAGCAGACCATGCATGAACTGGCCAAGGCAGGTATTTCTGATGAAAAAGGAAAAGGCTGGGTTGAAAAGTCGCCTGGTATTGGATTTACAGTCTGGGACAGCGAGGTTCGTCGGACAATATATCTTCTTAACACGGACTGGAAAAGTGATCAGAAGACGAAAACGGCAAAAGTCACAATCAACGGTAAAAAGTTTCCTGTTGCCGTGCGGCAGTACCATGTTGAGGTAATACATTGTTTTGAAGATATTGCTGTAAAGGCTCTCTCGAATACCACAGATATTTTAGAGACAACAAAGAAAGACGATCAGTGGGTTATAAAGGTTCAAAATACTGAACCTGATAAAGTCCAGTTTATGGACAGTTCAACAGGAGAAGTACGAACAATAGACCTGGATGAAGCTGGCATTCACAATTTCGAGATTTCGGAAGATGAATAACTGCCCGCTTGGGGATCACGGATTCAAGGCTATCTCGAATTCTTTGGTAGTGAAGCACAGCTGCTTTTCGAGGGCTAGAAATGCGCTAGTCATTGAGCAAAGCGGAGGTGCTTTGCAGGTATACATGTGCAAAAAGTAAAACAATGTTCTTAGCAAATAGAGGAAGTATTGTTATGACAGAGCGGAATCGTTTCAACAGAAGGCAATTCCTAAAGACAACAGCGGGGGTGATCGGGGCGTTCACTATCGTACCGCGGCACGTACTTGGGGGCAACGGTCATGTGGCTCCGAGTGAGATGCTCAATCACGCGATTATCGGCTGCGGCGGTATCAGCAGTGCTCATCTGGGTTATATAGCTGAGGATCCGAGGCGCAAGCTGGTTGCGTTGTGTGATGTCGACTCGAATCGGCTCGCAGGCAAACTGGCGGGCGTCGACAAGGGCGTGAAGGGTTATGAGGATTTCCGGGATGTACTCGCTCGGCCCGACGTTGACGTTGTGCACGTTGCGACTCCGCCTCACTGGCACGGTTTGATGAGTGTTGCGGCTGCCGAGGCGGGCAAGGATATCTGGTGCGAAAAGCCGATGACGCGGACGATCTATGAGGGTCAGAAGGTCGTCGAGGCTGTTCAGCGGAACAACCGCATATTCAGGATCAATACGTGGTTCCGGTTCAAGGGCGGTTTTGCAGGCGGATACCACACTTATGACGGCAGCGGCGCAGAAGTACGGCCTACACGCAAGCTGGTCAAGAGCGGTCTGCTGGGTTGGCCCTTGAAGGTGACGATCGGCAGGGCGAGCGGTCTGAACTGGAAGCAGGATGTCTGGGTCGGTAAGACGGGTCTGGTGCCGCAGTCTGTGCCGGACAATCTCAACTATGATATGTGGCTCGGGCCGGCTCCGCGCAAGTATTATCATCCGCATCGTACGCACGGTTCGTTCCGCGGTTACTGGGATTACGACGGCGGCGGACTGGGTGATATGGGCCAGCACTACCTGGATCCTGTGCAGTTCATACTGGGCAAGGACAATACGAGTCCGCAGGAAGTTATCGTCGAGACACAGCAGCAGCATACGGACGCTGTTCTGCCGTGGCGGCGGGTGACATACAAGTATGCCGACGGCTGTGAGGTCATACTGGACGGCGACAACCGTGATGAGAATGCGGCCTTTATCGAGGGGCC comes from the Anaerohalosphaera lusitana genome and includes:
- a CDS encoding Gfo/Idh/MocA family oxidoreductase, yielding MTERNRFNRRQFLKTTAGVIGAFTIVPRHVLGGNGHVAPSEMLNHAIIGCGGISSAHLGYIAEDPRRKLVALCDVDSNRLAGKLAGVDKGVKGYEDFRDVLARPDVDVVHVATPPHWHGLMSVAAAEAGKDIWCEKPMTRTIYEGQKVVEAVQRNNRIFRINTWFRFKGGFAGGYHTYDGSGAEVRPTRKLVKSGLLGWPLKVTIGRASGLNWKQDVWVGKTGLVPQSVPDNLNYDMWLGPAPRKYYHPHRTHGSFRGYWDYDGGGLGDMGQHYLDPVQFILGKDNTSPQEVIVETQQQHTDAVLPWRRVTYKYADGCEVILDGDNRDENAAFIEGPGGKLYKNFKSDIPNIKQKVAEMPDLEPVVTDFTEAVLNRKKFALNEVNGHRSCTMVNMAKIAVRLGRNLKFDPDKQMFIGDDEANRMMRQPMRAPWVI